The Hymenobacter chitinivorans DSM 11115 genome window below encodes:
- a CDS encoding PorP/SprF family type IX secretion system membrane protein, producing the protein MRTYQVSSAQVIGLPQVRWQPLAASVLVAGCLLAGAHSAQAQDLYFAQPYATRLHTNPAFTGLLDDYSLTLSYRNQFPTLAGTFQTSQLAADYRFQDQTSAVGLLLNLDRTGSIGYTRIEAGGTYAYHARLTPQLSLSAGAQASYGNQRISYDNLVFGDQIDNNGTVQGSSAEVLDYNPVSYLTLGTGIVLYGERFWLGLAGHHLNQPDLGFRSQAKLPLRLNLNGGYKHYFVRSTVKQQYREISLSPTLSYTRQGGSQRAEAGLYAVLTPITLGLVYRGVPLPGSERPQQILTAIAGLSVGAFRLGYSYDASLSALSADLGGAHEVSLSLRQFDSLEAAWRRLKRRNYPSIPCPAF; encoded by the coding sequence ATGCGGACGTATCAGGTTTCTTCGGCTCAGGTTATTGGCTTGCCCCAGGTGCGGTGGCAGCCGCTGGCGGCTTCGGTGCTGGTAGCGGGCTGCCTCCTGGCCGGGGCCCATTCGGCCCAGGCCCAGGACTTGTACTTTGCCCAGCCCTACGCCACCCGCCTGCACACCAACCCGGCCTTCACCGGCCTGCTCGACGACTACAGCCTCACGCTCAGCTACCGTAACCAGTTTCCGACCCTGGCCGGTACGTTCCAAACCAGCCAGCTAGCCGCCGACTACCGCTTCCAGGACCAGACCAGCGCCGTGGGGCTGCTGCTCAACCTGGACCGCACCGGCAGTATTGGCTACACTAGGATAGAGGCCGGCGGCACGTACGCTTACCACGCCCGCCTCACGCCCCAGCTTAGCCTGAGTGCCGGCGCCCAGGCCAGTTACGGCAACCAGCGCATCAGCTACGACAACCTGGTGTTCGGGGACCAAATCGACAACAACGGTACCGTGCAGGGCAGCAGTGCCGAAGTGCTGGACTACAACCCGGTCAGCTACCTGACGCTGGGCACCGGAATCGTGCTCTACGGGGAGCGGTTCTGGCTGGGCCTGGCCGGGCACCATCTCAACCAGCCTGATTTGGGATTTCGAAGCCAAGCCAAACTGCCCCTTCGATTGAACTTAAACGGGGGCTACAAACATTACTTCGTGCGCAGCACCGTCAAGCAGCAATACCGCGAAATCAGCCTCTCGCCCACGCTCAGCTACACCCGGCAGGGCGGCAGCCAGCGGGCCGAAGCCGGCCTCTACGCCGTACTGACGCCCATCACGCTGGGCCTCGTCTACCGTGGGGTGCCCTTACCGGGTTCTGAGCGGCCCCAGCAGATCCTGACGGCCATTGCCGGGCTCAGCGTGGGCGCATTTCGGCTCGGTTATAGCTACGACGCGAGCCTGAGCGCCCTGAGTGCTGACCTGGGCGGGGCGCACGAGGTATCGTTGAGCCTGCGGCAGTTCGATTCGCTGGAAGCGGCTTGGCGCCGGTTGAAACGGCGTAATTACCCGTCAATTCCTTGCCCAGCGTTCTAA